ATATGCGTAGGTCAGACACGTGACATCTCGATCATAAACACCATCTAATCACTTGAAGTGAATGGAATCACGGACCTGAAACCTCAATTTTctaggtaaaatttgctacaggacactcaaagtTTTTGTATTTGCTGTGAGACATCCAAAGAACGTGTATTCTCTCATCAACACtgtaaaaatatggtaattagctgctggacactcgtctcattattttattacttttaatagaaacggagagagaaacATTGGTTAAAGACAGATTTGCCTATGGGCCTACTTATCAATCCCTCTTTCTCTGGGCCTACTTATCAATCCCTCTTTctctgttcatcttcttcctcctgcagCTTCGGATGGGGCAGCGGCGAAGTGGGCGCCGGCGCTGCAGCAGCAACTAGAGCATGGGGCGGTGCGCCGCCGCTAGGAGTCCTCCCCAGGGCTCCGCTTCAGTTGGGGCAGCGGCGAAGTgggggccgccgccgtcggccaaaTCTTTGCGCGGGGCGCGTGCCCCATCCGCCATTTCCGCCACGGGTGGATCGACAGGGATGgctcatttttttcatttttttcccttttgagaTCCCCTCTTATGTCCTTCCTCTCCGTCCTTGACTTCGCAAGGAGCAGTAGTGTGAGCGAAATCAGGGGCATACTGCATACCTGCTCCCCTTGGGGCCCTTCCTGCTCCTGCTGGTGCTGCTCGCACTCGCTAAGGGGTATCGAATCAACGCCATTTTCCGGCTTGCACACGGCTCGGCTtggcgttgctgctgctgcaggtgtCGATACATACGTTCCAGAACGAGGCCAACGGGGACATCTGCTACGCGGGGCTAGCATGTACCTGGATGCCATCGTGCTGCCCTTGCCAGATGGAGCCGTTGGTCTGCTGTGGCATGGCAGtgtgagagaagaaagaaagaagaagagaagcagGAAGAAAAACAGTgtcaggggtattttggtactTTCAAtgctctttctcttttcttttccaccaaaaataataaaataataaggtggatgtccagcagctaattaccttATTTTTACAGTGTCTACGAGAAAATACACGTTCTTTAGGTGTCTCACAGCAAATACCACAAACTTTAggtgtcttgtagcaaattttaccaatTTTCTAAGCACTTAATCTATCTGAAAAACCAAAGCACAAAGTGTATACCTAAATACCAATTGCATATAGAACTTTAAAGAAAAGCAGCTAGTATAAAAAGATGAATACTATAGTACTCCCTCGTATTTTTAGTTGACGTTTGAGACAGGTGTGTAAAAATTAAGGATGGTATGAAATGACTATTTTGCCCTTTGTTCTTTCCCCAGTCTCTGTTGTCTCGCACCTGCACGAGTGCTCCACGCAGCACTGGCGGCGCAGATGACTGGCGATGGCAGCGGGGCGGCTGTGGAGGAGGGTGGGACGGGCCGACATGGAGGAGGTCAGGGTGGGGGAACGTGGAAGAAGGCGGCGCAAGCGACCAtggagggaggcggcagcggatgCAGATGGTCGTCGGAGGTTGCGACGCCGTTCCCTCCCCCAACTCAGATGATATCATACACATCCTTGGAGGTTATGCGGTGGATCGGTGACAGCAGCGAGAAGGACATGGCGGAGGATGGGGCGAGCAGCCATGGGGGAAGGGGGGTGGAGTGGCAATGGAGCAAGGAGCGTTGGGAAGCAATGGAGCAAGAGGCGTTGGCCCGTAGCGGCTACGAATCATTTTCGGCGGCCACGGCGTCATCCTCATTGCACGTCGGCGGCGAGTCCTGTTCTCGATCGGTCAAGGACTGCCTTGACTACATCTCCCCAAGATTCATCTTCTCTACTCCTAGCACTAGTTCAGTCCGAATTCATACTTCAATCCTTTCTCACTGAAAAATGAAAAGCACTCATAGCACTAGTTCagtcagaattcagaaatttTAGCACTACTACTCCTTCAGTCCAAATTCAGAAATGATAGGCTTGAGATTTTTGGATGTTGGATGGTGAGAGTATTTTGCAATCTTGGATGAAAAGTCGTAAACAATCTTGGAGTATTTGTTAGTTTTTGGAAGAGACATGCACTGAATCCTCTCTGAACTAGCACTTGGAGTACTTGCATGTATAGATTAAACTGAAGATTTAGGCAGTATGATGCGGTATATTGTAAGGTAGAGAGTTAATTAGGCTAAATCATTACAAATTTGGTTTTTTCTAATGGGTTTTCAGGAAAACATGTCGTAAGCATTCCATTTAAACAAGTTGATACTTCTGAATTTCAGAGTATGTCTGTAGCATGAAACAAGTTCAGAGTATTCTTCTTACTCCTGGATTTCTGTTAGAGAACAATGCATGAGTAGGATTATTTCAGTTATTCTTGTTAGAGAACAACGCAATACTCTGAAATGGCCATTAGGTTCAAAGTATTTGGTTTTGGTCTGTTATGGTGAACTTGCTGAAGAATTAATCCTAGAGATCATGCagttgttgacgaaaaaatcgaacacaccggcctgggagatctgcttagctcctgtgcaggtccaagtcttgatgagatgcgggcgtgccagtcagtttgatcctgcaactgacaagatatgtaaacagtagacaaaacagccgatcggctgacaagccgatggagtaactccagccgatagccgatattAGCCGATGCCGATTCCAGCCGATCTCGATAGGGTTTTGATAAATcggctatatatccaatgttGAATCTGACACTTGATAttaataatgatataaaggcaatcggctgatgatgatgtaataaaataacaatataatccagtataaaccaatcggcaaataatgatatgataaataagcatcgatccaaaggttaaagcacacatcggctggaggtccaatgtcatgaaatccataagattagattaaacagtgaaacctttgttgtcatcggctaaatccaacttatatgtatatgcaatccttatgagccgatgcaacgtccagataattcaccggctgaaaccccaatgaaacccttattggcaattaagaagcaggctagagattatggttctaagcacgacttagtagattaaacttaactgatgcagcactaagtatgaaaagaaacataatatctagacaatcaagccgttgactgagttttcagggtggtagatgtctaaactaatctaatctagcaatgcgatttagccgataccggcagaaaccctaaaacgagaagcagccgatagagctaaattgatatgctaagactagattaacagagacatatgataaataggtaggcaaatatatcatccaaaccagagcaatccaagaggtcgaatgtactgatgcagccttgaacgacgccgacgtagacgatacaattgcttggaccggcggaacattggacttatcccttcgccggagatcgaagacgatgcagccccgcgttgGGTGtcaagttccgccggaacgtaaaaacaaaagtagaagtaaaaaaggtggcgatgcgccgaattgtattgatcgtagcgatagattacatagaccccgggtgtacatatttatacccatgggttgatacaagtccttgtcggacaagaaagaaactttcctaaaaataaaaggaaaagataaagtccttatatgacactaaacacactttcctaaagataaaaagaaactaacaaactattcttaattaatagataacttgccatgccgcattctctttgaactcggtctcttctggataagcttcctctagtagatcaatttacttaaccgaatatagcaagaatccgacaactgacgtcttgacaactctcatcggctaatctcagaacttcgaagccgatgctgactctaagccgatgactactccgggcttaccaaatttcactgttaatacatgccccccagttttggagtatgagaactcatgcttcaaaaattctcttttttctctatcTTGTAATCGGCTTTCATGAGCTGATACTGATGTGCTCCACCAAGCTGAAACTGATGCGCTTGCCCCCCGAGCCGATATTGTTGTTCCTCCATTAAATTCTCCACTGTGACCATgatcttggcattgacttcttcttcagacatATGGATATAAAATTCATggtcccactgggcgtgccaaaagcgtgttgacagaaaacacgaggcctaggagatctgcttaactccagtgcaggtccaaagctcgccttcgggtgtgttagcgtgccagttgatttgatcctggaatcaacaagaaatagaaacaaagagatcgcggttaaatctataaatgatagccgatcggctaggtgccgatggcatatcatttatctttgagccgatgtcatatgtgaatcgatcggcggttataaatagataataaagaactagaCCTACTCAATCAGCTGTAGGTAttaccaatatatagttcttatgtcgatatatacttaaatcaagtgattgggatagatcggtcgccatgccgagacagtataaatcacttagatcaaaatatatattaataataggactatatatgtttatagcatagccgatcagatagatctagcatgtatcggctaataccccgatactactctatatcaagatattaaaacaagtataagatatcaaacaaaagcctaatatacttagatgtaacaatatcttggcataaagggaagatttaacatgtcaatgaagcatatagagcaaatatagctaaatcagataagatcggctgaaactccgatgctactctaatcgg
The nucleotide sequence above comes from Oryza glaberrima chromosome 11, OglaRS2, whole genome shotgun sequence. Encoded proteins:
- the LOC127755422 gene encoding uncharacterized protein LOC127755422 produces the protein MSFLSVLDFARSSSVSEIRGILHTCSPWGPSCSCWCCSHSLRGIESTPFSGLHTARLGVAAAAGVDTYVPERGQRGHLLRGASMYLDAIVLPLPDGAVGLLWHGSVREERKKKRSRKKNSVRGILSLLSRTCTSAPRSTGGADDWRWQRGGCGGGWDGPTWRRSGWGNVEEGGASDHGGRRQRMQMVVGGCDAVPSPNSDDIIHILGGYAVDR